Sequence from the Segatella copri genome:
AAACTATTCAAAACAACTAAAAAATACCTAGAAATGAGGATAAAGACAAGCGCCCTACTATTTAGAAGAAATAAAAATACCGATTATTAAGTATTGCAGGATTTTGAAATATCCTGTACCTTTGCAGCATGAATTAGCGAGATGCTCGCAAGTGGCGAGCAAGTGAACAAGAAATGATACAAAACGTAATTATACAAAACACGAAGATTATACAAAAACATTAAGAAATGAAGAGAATTATTTTTATTATTTTAGGATGCATCAATATTTGCCTTGCTTATGCACAGAGCTTTAACGGACAATATATTTCTGAATGGCAATGGGACATGAACAAGAATACCAATCTGATCAATCAGCTGAGATTGGAACTGAGTGTTCCGATAGGAAAAGGAAAGGATTCGTTCGAGGCGGCTACGCTGCATGTGGCAAAGACCAACGATGGCATTATTGATGACTGGCAGGGATTTTCTAACATAGATGCCGATAATAATTTCGCCATGCTTGCCGTGCTGGGCTACATGCACGAGTGGAATTCGGGCCATCTGTTTGTGGGTGTGAGAAACGTGAACGAGGATTTCTTTACCTCTGATGTTACGGCACTTTTCCAAAACAGTTCTGAGGGCATCTTCCCAACCGTTGCATCCAGCTATCCGATAGCCAACTATCCGTATTCGGGCTTGACCCTTTATTTTGATGTAACCAAGGGTGGATGGACTTTCAGAAACAGTCTGTATAATGGCGTAGGATATAATGGCTGGAAAGCCCACGACAATCCTTTCCTGGTCCGCCCGAAGAAGGATGGAATCTTCAATATGTCGCAGTTGGAGTATGAACATAAAGGTGGAAAGTATTTTGCGGGTGCTGCCGTCCATACCCGTCAATATCCGATTAACGAGGATGGCGAAATGGTTTCTGCAGATGAATCCAAGAGCAAAACCACCTGTGCCTGGTGGATTTACGGAGAGCAGAGCGTATGGAAGGCAGGCGACAAGAACATTTCGTGCATGGTACAGTATTCAGAGAACACCAGTCATCAGAATGCCTGCTACCGATACGCAGAACTGGGCGGTGCCTATCAGGACGATAAGAACGAGTGCGGATTGTCAGGCCAGTACGCCCGCTTCCAGCAGGGTTCGGAATATTCACTGGAAGTAACGTGGAAAAGACAGCTGACGGAATCCATTTCCCTTCAGCCATCGTTCCAATACATCAAAAACGACAATGGAGATTTCACGGCACTCAGTGCCCGACTCTATGTCAGTTTCTAGCAATCCATTTCGGCAAGACCAGGGTGCCCATCACCAGGAAAGGGTAATAGAAGATGGCGCGCCAGAGCATGGCGGCAAGGATGGCTACTGAGGCCTCGGGCAGGAAATCAGCATAATAAAGGCGGAACATCAACTCTGCCACGCCACTTCCGCCAGGCGTAGGACTCAGAATGGAAATCATCCACATCACCCATTGGCGGCACCAAGCCACCAGCATGTTGCCCTGACAATGGAAGGCAATGAGAATAGCTACCACGATGGCGAATCTCGACAGCCACGCCAGGGAAGTATAACCCATCAGCTGCAGCCAGAATCTTCCGCCCTCCAGCTTTGCCTCCTCCGAAGCCATCGTCATCTCCTCGGAAAACTTCTCTACCTTGGGCAGGAATCTGCGAAGGAAAGGAATCTTGCAGCATCCCTTCAATACCCAGCCCAGAATCTGAGGACGATGCAACAACAAGAGGTAGAGGATGGCCGTCCAGACAGCAACGATAAGGGTGCTGACGATGAAAATAACCTGCACTCCGCCCTTAATCCATTCGTTCGTAGCATCCACTGAAATCCCCACTCCATCAGCCAAGCTGAACAAGAGATGCGATGGAACACAGAAATAGAGCAACACGCAACTGATGGCAAGAAAAGCCTCATCAGCCAGCAGGGCTGCAAACATGGTGAAGATACTTCTACCCATAGAAACTCCCTCGCGATTGAGATAGACAAAAGCCAATCCACTTCCCCCCACCGCCGAAGGAGTGACGGCAGAAGTAAACTCGCAGAGCACATTGATGCGGAACGCCTCGGCTACAGATAACTTACGCTGGCAGAGATGACGGAAACGGAGGGTGAGCATCAGATTCTGGACCGCAAAGAGCAACACGCCCATTACTACTCCCAGAAAGAACCTGGGAGACAAATCTATCCTGCTAAGAACTTCCACATCAAACTCCCGAATCATCATTCCAACGATGACCACCAGTCCGATGGAAGCCGCCAACCATAAATGCCATTTTTTCATATTACTCTCAAAATAAAACTATACCTTATTATATATAGTAATATAACGATTAAATGGCTAATCTATTTTGTTGTCTGTCAATTAAATGCTAATATCTATCCAAAACTTCTACATCTATGTTCTCCCAAGAGCGCACCAGAGTCTCCGCGGCTACCGTATAGTTCATCTGCACCCAACTGCTCGCCGTCTATCGCCGCCTTTGCCAAATCAATCGTCAGCGAATTGCCGAAAGGAGTTTTGCGGATAATGCTGTAATACTTTTTACCGCTGCAAAGGTATTTAAAGGATGTTGCCATCGTGTTACAAAGAAATGAAAGAAGAGTGAAAGCATTGCCTTTTTACAAAAAGATTTAAAAAATGGGACTGAATAAGACAAGGTAACGATATTTTGATTATATTTGCAGTATTATTGCAAAACTAACAGATTTAAGATATGAAAAAACTACTCTTATCCATCGCCTTTCTGCTCCCTGCTATGGGAATGATGGCGCAGACTCAGGTTACGACTGCCGAAGGTATCCTCGAAGGAAAAGACCTCTCAGGCATCACAGTATTCAAGGGTATTCCGTTCGCTGCCCCTCCGGTAGGAAATCTCCGCTGGAAGGCTCCGCAGCCTGTACAGAAATGGCAGGGCGTTCGCGAGGCCAAGGAGTTCGGACCGAACCCGATGCAGGAACCTCTCTTCGGCGATATGAACTTCGGTACGAAGACCAACAGCGAGGATTGCCTCTACCTTAATATATGGACACCGGCAAAGACCATGAAGGAGCATCTGCCGGTACTCATTTATTTCAACGGCGGAGGACTGATGGCGGGTAGCGGAAGCGAACCTCGATATGCGGGCGATGCGATGGCACGCAAGGGCATTATCTCCATCACAGCCAACTATCGTGAGGGCATCTTCGGATTCTTCGCCCACCCACAGCTCTCTAAGGAAACATCCTACAAGGGTTCCGGCAACTATGGATTCATGGACCAGGTGGCTGCCATCCAGTGGGTAAAAGATAACATCGAGGCTTTCGGCGGCGACCCTAACCGCATCACCATCGTAGGCGAATCGGCAGGTTCCATGTCGGTCAGCGCCCTGATGGCTTCCCCTCTCTGTCAGGGACTATTTGCCCAGGCAATGGGTTCCAGTGGTTCGGTGATGGGATTCAAGAAGGTGGCTACACAGAAGGAAGCCGAGGAGAAAGGAGTGCAGCTTGCCCAGAAAATAGCCGAGAAGATGGGTAAGGAAACCGGAAAGAAGGTGAAAAAGAACATAGGAATGAAGAATCTCAACGAGCTTCGTGCCCTTCCTGCCGAGAAACTGATGAAACTGGCGGAAGTAAGAGCGGTTCCTGTCTATAATATCGACGGTTATTTTATGAAAGAGCAGCCTGCAGAGGTCTTTGCCAAAGGCGAGCAGACCAAGGTACCTCTGCTCATTGGCGGTAACAACCAGGAGATGACTCCTGCAGCCGTATTGATGGGCAAGCAGCCTACCGTCGAGAATCTGAAGGCGGGCGCCAAGGCTACATTTGGAGAAGAGAACATAGAAGAACTCTTCCGCCTCTACGGCATCAACAGCGATAAGGATGTATTGGAGCAGCCGGGTGTGAACCTAGCTTCGGATATCTTCCTGGATTATTCTACCTGGAAGTGGGGCAACATGCACAAGCTGACCGGCGGACAGCCTGTTTACCGCTACCGCTATTGCCATCCTCGTCCTGCAATGGCCATCAAGGGCAAGGTGGCTGCATTGGCTGGCGGCGTGGTAGATGCCAAGGAAGATGCGGCTCCAGCGCCACAAGACAAGGGAGCCGTTCATTCTGCCGACATCGAGTATGCAATGGGTACATTGCCAACCAACCGCGTGTTCAACTGGCAGCCGGAGGATTATATGATCAGCGACATCTTCAGCCAGTATTACGTCAATTTCGTAAAGACCGGCAATCCGAATGGTCTGGGTCTGCCTGAGTGGCCATCCACCAACGGCAAGGCAGTAGCCCCTGTGCTTCAGATAGACGTGAATACCGTCGTAAAAACTGATGCCCAGATGGAGAAGCGCTATGATTTCATAGACAAACTGTTTTGGAAGAAGAAATAATTCTCTCATTACATTGAATCAATCGGAATACAGATTTCATTGAATAAACCAGAAATAGAGATGTTTCAGAAATTCATTATCAACAGAGACGGAGTACTGAAGTTCGGGCGTGTCTACCTGCACCGTGACATGCTGTCACCCGGCGAGCAATGCACCTATGGGGGCGGTTTGTGGAAGATAGATGAAGGCAGAGGCGCCATCGTGCTCTACGGCAGAAGTTTCGACTTCGGTCCTCCCGATTTCGGCTTTGTGAAACAGATAGACTGGACGGGCTTGGGCGGCACCCCTCGCCCGCTCTTCTATCTGCCTCATTGGCCTAGCGAAGAAGAGATTGTGCCAATCATCATCAATTAAGAAAATAGTATAATATTCTATAATTTTCTGTGTAAAACTTGCGGATAACAGAATAAAACACTATTTTTGCGAAGAGAAATCCTTCTCGGGGAAAGTGCTCTCTAAGAGAAGAGATTCCGTTAATAAGTAACAATTAAAAAGCAGTATAGTATGAAAAAGAAATTAGTTTTGACAGCAGCCGTCATCGCTGCATTATCAGTTGTCTCCTGCAATGGCAAGAAGACAAATAGCCAGGGGGCTGGCCAGGATAGCCTCAGTTATGCTGAAAATGATTCACTCAATTCCAACGATGTCATTCTCGATTCCATCGCCGGCACCTATGAGGGTACTCTCCCTGCTGCCGACTGTCCGGGCATCAAGACCGTTTTGACGCTCAACGCCGACAGCACCTACCAGTACTCAGCCGACTATCTGGAGCGCAAGGATGGTCACGACGAAGCGAGCGGTATCTTCAAGGTATTGGCTAACAACGTGGTAGAAATCACCCGTCCATCGAGCGGCGAGACATCTTACTACAAGGTAAAGGATGCCAACAGCCTCATCATGACCGATTCGCTGGGCAATGAGCCTGAAGGCGCCATGGCTAAGCACTATGTGCTGACTAAGAAAAGGTAAAAGGGTAAAAAGGTAAAAGGGTAAAAAGAGCCCCCTAGCTTAACATTCCGCTAGGCTCTTTTTACCTTTTTACCTTTTTACCCTTTTATCTTTAAAACGCCTTTTTTGCCGGTTCTCACAGCGCTATTATTACAAACCTGTTACATTCCTGCCTTTCAAGTTAAAATCAATTAAGTTTTGCACCGGAACCTTCGCTATTCCAGATATTTTTCCTAATTTTGCGCCCACATTTCTAGAGGATGAAATGATTGGTAAGATTCAACAATAAATAAGGTGTTATATACTAAATAGATTAAGGAAAAAGAAAAATGGAACATGTTTTTACTGAATCGATGTTTTTGGTGGGATTCGTGATTTTCATCGCCGCCATACTCGTATTAGACATGCTGGTCATCGACCGAAAGGCACATGTGGTGTCTATCAAGGAAGCCGGTTCATGGACGGCTGTATGGATTATTCTCGCGCTCGCCTTCGCCGTATTCATCTATTTCCATGGTGACATGGTGCACGGCATAGAGAACTTCGACGACCTGAAGCTGATAGCCTCGCGCTATGCTTCGCATCTCAAACTGGACCCGAACGACTATGAGGGGAGTCTGCAGCAATACCGGCACTATATGACTATCTCCTACATCTCGGGTTATCTGATAGAGAAAACGCTCTCGGTAGATAATCTCTTCGTGATGATGATGATTTTCACCTCGTTCGGAGTGGACAAGAAAGATTACCAGCACGTACTGAACTGGGGTATTCTGGGAGCCATCGTGCTGCGCTTCGTCTTCATCTTCGCGGGTGCTGCGCTCATCAGCCGGTTCGCCTGGATATTGCTCGTATTCGGAGGATTCCTGGTTTACAGCGGTGCCAAGATGTTCCTCAACAGAAACAAGAAGGAAGAGATCAATGCTCTGGAACATCCGGTAGTGAAGTTCATGCAGAAGCGCCTGCATCTGGGTCCGCTGGTGATGACGGTGGTATTCATCGAGTTCTGCGACCTGATTTTCGCATTCGACAGCATTCCAGCCGTATTCTCGGTATCGCTCGATCCGTTCGTGGTGTTCTTCTCGAATATCTTCGCCATCCTGGGCTTGCGTGCCCTCTTCTTCCTGCTGGCAGCGATAGCAGATAAGTTCCGCTATCTGAAGGTGGGTGTGAGTGTGCTGCTGGTGTTCATCGGTGTGAAGATGCTCATCCACGATTTCTTCGAGATTGATGCAGTCAGTTCGCTGGTATTCATCATCCTCGTACTGCTCGTCAGCATCGGGGCTTCGGTGGTGATTCCGCAGAAACAGGAAGCGTTGGAAAATACGAAATAAGCAAAACATTCTTGGAAGGAGATTATCATCCTTCCAGAAAACATAAAAAGGGCGATTGCTATTCCCCACGCAAGGGATAAGCAATCGCCCTTATCTTTTATGAACTTAGTTTAGAAAGAAGAGCAAATGAATTTTTCCCTCTTCACTCTTCACTCAATTTACTTCCAAGGATTCTCTGTTGGGTAAGGCAGGCTAGCTGGCTGGTTGTAAGCGATATCCTTGATGCCGAGATACTTGAACACCTCGAACAAGGTCTTACCTACGTGAGAGAATGCTACGGCTCCGTGGTGTGGATAACCCTTCTGAATCAATACGTGACGATAGAAGCGGCCCATCTCGTTGATGGCGAAGATACCGATACCACCGAATGAACGGGTAGGAACATCGAGAACCTCACCCTCTGCGATGTAGCTGCGGAGGTTGCCCTCAGAATCGCACTGCAGACGGTAGAATGTGATGTCAGAAGCTGCGATATCACCCTCCAATGTACCACGGGTGAAGTCTGGTGTACCACCATTCTCCAACAAGCGGTTCTGGATGAGCTGATACTTGATCTTACGGCTTGAGCACATCTTGCACTGTGGAGTGTTACCGCAGTGGAAGCCCATGAAGGTATCAGTCAACTTATAGTCGTACTTGCCCTGAATATCCTCATCGTAGATGTACTTAGGAACTGAGTTGTTGATATCGAGCAATGTAACGGTATCGTCAGAAGCACACATACCGATGTACTCAGAGAGCGCACCATAGATATCTACCTCGCAAGCTACAGGAATGCCGCGGCTAACGAGACGGCTGTTTACATAGCAAGGCTCGAAACCAAACTGGCTTGGGAATGCAGGCCAGCACTTGTCTGCGAATGCTACATACTGGCGAGAACCCTTGTGAGCCTCTGCCCAGTCGAGCAATGTCAACTCAAACTGTGCCATTCTGCGGCTGAGGTCAGGATAGTAGCAGCCTTCGCCCATCTCCTTGGCCATATCAGCGCAAACCTCTTCGATACGTGGGTCGTTCTCGTGCTCCTTGTAAGCTACGAGAAGGTCGAGCTCTGAGTTCTCCTCAATCTCAACACCGAGTTCGTACAAGCCCTTGATAGGAGCGTTGCAAGCGAAGAAGTCCTGTGGACGTGGACCGAAGGTGATAATCTTCAAACCCTTCAGACCGAGGATAACGCGAGCTACAGGAACGAAGTCCTGAATCATCTTAGCTACGTCCTCTGCTGTACCTACAGGATACTCAGGGATGTAACCCTTCAGGTGGCGCATGCCGAGATTGTAAGAGCAGTTGAGCATACCGCAGTAAGCGTCGCCACGACCATTGATCATGTCGCCGTCACCCTCAGCAGCTGCAACAAACATGCAAGGACCATCGAAGTTCTTTGCAATCAAAGTCTCAGGAGTCTCAGGACCGAAGTTACCGAGGAATACAACCAAAGCGTTGCAGCCCTGCTCTTTCACTTCGCCCAAAGCCTTGAGCATATCTTTCTCGTTTTCAACTGTAGTCTGGCAGTTG
This genomic interval carries:
- a CDS encoding lysylphosphatidylglycerol synthase transmembrane domain-containing protein, giving the protein MKKWHLWLAASIGLVVIVGMMIREFDVEVLSRIDLSPRFFLGVVMGVLLFAVQNLMLTLRFRHLCQRKLSVAEAFRINVLCEFTSAVTPSAVGGSGLAFVYLNREGVSMGRSIFTMFAALLADEAFLAISCVLLYFCVPSHLLFSLADGVGISVDATNEWIKGGVQVIFIVSTLIVAVWTAILYLLLLHRPQILGWVLKGCCKIPFLRRFLPKVEKFSEEMTMASEEAKLEGGRFWLQLMGYTSLAWLSRFAIVVAILIAFHCQGNMLVAWCRQWVMWMISILSPTPGGSGVAELMFRLYYADFLPEASVAILAAMLWRAIFYYPFLVMGTLVLPKWIARN
- a CDS encoding carboxylesterase/lipase family protein, whose protein sequence is MKKLLLSIAFLLPAMGMMAQTQVTTAEGILEGKDLSGITVFKGIPFAAPPVGNLRWKAPQPVQKWQGVREAKEFGPNPMQEPLFGDMNFGTKTNSEDCLYLNIWTPAKTMKEHLPVLIYFNGGGLMAGSGSEPRYAGDAMARKGIISITANYREGIFGFFAHPQLSKETSYKGSGNYGFMDQVAAIQWVKDNIEAFGGDPNRITIVGESAGSMSVSALMASPLCQGLFAQAMGSSGSVMGFKKVATQKEAEEKGVQLAQKIAEKMGKETGKKVKKNIGMKNLNELRALPAEKLMKLAEVRAVPVYNIDGYFMKEQPAEVFAKGEQTKVPLLIGGNNQEMTPAAVLMGKQPTVENLKAGAKATFGEENIEELFRLYGINSDKDVLEQPGVNLASDIFLDYSTWKWGNMHKLTGGQPVYRYRYCHPRPAMAIKGKVAALAGGVVDAKEDAAPAPQDKGAVHSADIEYAMGTLPTNRVFNWQPEDYMISDIFSQYYVNFVKTGNPNGLGLPEWPSTNGKAVAPVLQIDVNTVVKTDAQMEKRYDFIDKLFWKKK
- a CDS encoding TerC family protein, producing MEHVFTESMFLVGFVIFIAAILVLDMLVIDRKAHVVSIKEAGSWTAVWIILALAFAVFIYFHGDMVHGIENFDDLKLIASRYASHLKLDPNDYEGSLQQYRHYMTISYISGYLIEKTLSVDNLFVMMMIFTSFGVDKKDYQHVLNWGILGAIVLRFVFIFAGAALISRFAWILLVFGGFLVYSGAKMFLNRNKKEEINALEHPVVKFMQKRLHLGPLVMTVVFIEFCDLIFAFDSIPAVFSVSLDPFVVFFSNIFAILGLRALFFLLAAIADKFRYLKVGVSVLLVFIGVKMLIHDFFEIDAVSSLVFIILVLLVSIGASVVIPQKQEALENTK
- a CDS encoding carbohydrate porin; this translates as MKRIIFIILGCINICLAYAQSFNGQYISEWQWDMNKNTNLINQLRLELSVPIGKGKDSFEAATLHVAKTNDGIIDDWQGFSNIDADNNFAMLAVLGYMHEWNSGHLFVGVRNVNEDFFTSDVTALFQNSSEGIFPTVASSYPIANYPYSGLTLYFDVTKGGWTFRNSLYNGVGYNGWKAHDNPFLVRPKKDGIFNMSQLEYEHKGGKYFAGAAVHTRQYPINEDGEMVSADESKSKTTCAWWIYGEQSVWKAGDKNISCMVQYSENTSHQNACYRYAELGGAYQDDKNECGLSGQYARFQQGSEYSLEVTWKRQLTESISLQPSFQYIKNDNGDFTALSARLYVSF
- a CDS encoding copper resistance protein NlpE translates to MKKKLVLTAAVIAALSVVSCNGKKTNSQGAGQDSLSYAENDSLNSNDVILDSIAGTYEGTLPAADCPGIKTVLTLNADSTYQYSADYLERKDGHDEASGIFKVLANNVVEITRPSSGETSYYKVKDANSLIMTDSLGNEPEGAMAKHYVLTKKR
- a CDS encoding L-fucose/L-arabinose isomerase family protein, with translation MVSNNIPQVKLGIIAVSRDCFPIALSTQRRENIVKEYKGEIFNCQTTVENEKDMLKALGEVKEQGCNALVVFLGNFGPETPETLIAKNFDGPCMFVAAAEGDGDMINGRGDAYCGMLNCSYNLGMRHLKGYIPEYPVGTAEDVAKMIQDFVPVARVILGLKGLKIITFGPRPQDFFACNAPIKGLYELGVEIEENSELDLLVAYKEHENDPRIEEVCADMAKEMGEGCYYPDLSRRMAQFELTLLDWAEAHKGSRQYVAFADKCWPAFPSQFGFEPCYVNSRLVSRGIPVACEVDIYGALSEYIGMCASDDTVTLLDINNSVPKYIYDEDIQGKYDYKLTDTFMGFHCGNTPQCKMCSSRKIKYQLIQNRLLENGGTPDFTRGTLEGDIAASDITFYRLQCDSEGNLRSYIAEGEVLDVPTRSFGGIGIFAINEMGRFYRHVLIQKGYPHHGAVAFSHVGKTLFEVFKYLGIKDIAYNQPASLPYPTENPWK